Genomic window (Clarias gariepinus isolate MV-2021 ecotype Netherlands chromosome 4, CGAR_prim_01v2, whole genome shotgun sequence):
gatgtgGCACATTAACACAATGTAAATTCCAGAGgtatgaaatataaaagaatcaaTGTATGGTTATGAAATATTTACTTTGATTTAAGCGTACAGAAGGCATCAATTTCTGTGTATTACTCTATTTAGTATAGTCATATGACTTGTATAGGATTTCACCAAGcgatgatatttttttaaatactttttgtaCTGTAAAAGGGAGAATCCAAAACACTCATTTATATGACGTGTTTCTGATCTGTAACCATGTCTTCtgttaaaaattaatgaatttaatttaaagagaaCGATGAAAGAACGTTTTAAACACGAGTTTGTTGTAAGTGATGCTGAGCACTGAGCCTCTCTCACTCCAAACTCTCCCAATGTCTGTCCGTGTCCGTGCTACAGGATTAGAGGAGAATTAAAAAATTggttttgtatttgtataagtgccaaaatgattattttacaattatCATTTATTCTCACCATCTCCCTGAAATGATTGTTTATACAGATAAACAGGTAAGAGCTATATAAATTTTACGGTGCTTTTTAATCAGCCTAAATACTTAAGACAGAAAATCTTTATTAagaatttagtttttacagTTGATAGTGTTATTATGGTGAAACtaatcttgtttattttatctAGACATGCAATAGTTAATTGACCCGTAAATTAAATGTCTGAGCAATTCGAGTTTATTAATATGTTCTTAATTTGTTATTAATGTTTCATCTACAGTACTTGATGGACAGTGGATCtaggtttaaaataataataataataataataataataataataacaattagaaTTATTTATCACATGTTCAGAatagtgaaaatatttttttgcatatcccagttactgtaggaagctggggtcagagcgcagggtcagttaggttgtgtactgtactgtataacccACTCATATTTACTGTGTGATTTAGCCTCTATAAAATACAGCCTTttgttatgattattatataGAGAGTTCACCAGCAGGGCTCTGTaagaatgtgtaaatgtgtcatttttatgttgtttcACTTTGTTTATCTCTGTctttaacaatactgttctaATCATACAATGACAATCCTTAGTAGTGCCATATTCATTCTTAAAGTCTACTTATGGATGTAATGTAGTAAGAAAATCtctgtaaagtttattgttTACCTGAATGAGTTGATATTATACGTACTCAAAAATAAGGAGTATAATGAAACCGTATATCACTTTAAACTATTATTGTTAAAAGATTGTGTGTTTGGGTAGAGCCAACTTTAAAgataaaagatttaaagatttatataatttattctttacgctaaaaaaaaatccaattttttgttataaataaaattctgcaatcaaataattatataaacaatACTTATTTAACCAAAACAtgacaaattaaataattggttaaataattgtaataataataataataataataataataataataataataattcatttccAAGAAGGTTTCAAAAAGACAAACGTATTTATGTAACTAAAGCTTATTAGAATATTCGTGTGTTTGGTCACATGCCTAATACTTAAATAGTTAAGTAATTAGTCATGTGAAACGGAAAGCAAAGGCTAGCCTGTTTGGGCCCATCACACAAAAGAGGTACTGTAGCacaatttaatgctttataattTGCTCAGATAGAAAGGAGTGAATTGCAGTTTGTTGTTTATCGGGCTGCATAGCAGCAAACCAGTCAGGGTTTTAAACTGTGTCCACTGGTGAAATCTCCTACAATGGGCACGTGAGCATCAGAACCAGACAATGgacaatggaagaaggtggcctggtctgtTGAATcaggttttcttttacatcatggaGATTGTCAGAAGGCATGTGTCACAGGGAGGAGATGGCACCAGGACTGCACCACAGGAAGAAGGTGGAGGCAGCGTGATGCTCTGTATTCATGTatattcttatttaaaacataacaaaaaacaaaaattgttgCATCCTAAGTGCTTCCTCATAGCAGTggcctcttttttaaaaattataatttaggATTGATTTGAGGAACATATTTAAGATCTTCAGAATTTAAGGTGTCGATTTGGCCTCCAGATTTGAGCATCTGTTGGATGTCCTGGGGTAACAAGTCTGATTAATGATCATTACTTTTTGCTAATCTCTTTGTGTTAGATACCACAGCACGCATTTAGAAGTCTTGTGGAGTCCAGGTTTGTGTAGATGCCCTTATGCAGAATGACGTATGGACTTATGGAGAGACTGATGTATGgagggccttgctcaacttggtggtgctggggtttgaaccttctgatcagtagtccaatgtctagaccactaagctacccctgccctGATCAGTCATTCAGGGTGACTCAAATTTGTTTAGATGACAGAAGATGGATCTACAGAATATTAGACagatgtttattgtttattgttctaGACAGTTTATTGTTACGGCTGGTCGACATTAACCATAACATTCACTCACTAACATTACTCATAAGAAAGTTAGACATTAACTTAAAGATTTGTTACCTAAAAACTGGGGAtagagcatttttacattagCAACTTGAGTCTTAAGAATTTTTTGAGTCAGCAGTGCCACCTTGTGATTATTTTGCTGTATTGCTTTATTTATAATCCAGCACACCCAGATTTATACACTTTTATCATTCTTCTGTTAATATTTTGACAACACAAAAagtccaggtgtgtgtgtgtgtctgtgagagttACTAACCTTGTctatattattttgtaaatgccattattattatgtatcaATGCATATGTTTGAGGATAATACACAACTAATTGCAATTCGAAGCTCAAAAGATGTACTATTAAACCTACTTCgctctgtgtgtgagtgagtgtgtgtgtagtcagtCGTCATACACAACCATGACATTGCCGTGGATCTCATACTCCACAGTGCTCCAGTCGAGCACATTTCCACGTGGCACTCTGTGTTTCAGGTTGGAGTACAGAGCATTAATTTGGATGCGTGACAGAGCGAAGTCCCACATGTTCACATCCGTCATCTCACCCACAAAGCTCTGCGTTACCTCAAAACGCCCCAGGTGTGTGTCAGGGTCCTGGCCAAGCAGCACAGTACCATGAGGCCGGATCTTATGGCCTGGTCTGTAGATCTGTCGTGTGCTGCGGCGTCCGTCCACATGGAAGGCGGCGAGGCCGGTACTGGAGTCCCACGTCAGACACAGGTGAGTGCGGAAGCTGGAGAGGGGTTTAAGGCGGAATAGTGCACCATCTCCGCCCAGGTAGAAAGAGATCCGTCCATCGCTCTCACGCCACATGTTGAGCTCATCTGTGCTGTTGGTACGATATGCAAAGAGGATGATCTGTCGCTCATCCTGCAGCTCAGTAGCGATGCGCATGCACAGACTAAAtgctgacagagagagaggcttCTGAGGACTGAGCTTTACAAAACTGAAATCTGTCTCATAAGGAAACAGGAGAACCTTCCCATTCAGACCtcctgcagagagacagagaaagagggagagagagaggaacaaaAGTCTCAGAGACACCTATTGTgtataagaatataataaacaatgagATATTGTGATGATGCGTTACTGTCTcctataacatttacatttcggcatttggcagacgctcttatccagagcgacttacaaaaagtgctttaaagtttacatcactggatacgtacttacactgggttaactgggttaataactaagtgccattagtccaactcAACTGGGAAGtgaacatttttagttttttatgctCTGTGATATTTTTGAGTTTTCTTTCGCACCTTTAAAAATActcttttatttcatataataaaTTGTAAGTTCTGTTATCTTGGAGCAGGGGCATTCCTCCTGTCTTGAGGGCTGATTGAGGAAGGTTTGAACTGCCTTCTTACTCTGTGAGCTACTGTACCGTGTATGTTAATAAGTCCAGAGTTTCAATCCTCATCAGTCGTCTTTACAAAATGCAGctaaaacatacttaagtaattTAAGTACAATAATTAATTGTACTAGGGGTTGGAGACCTAGAGCTCGTCATTTCCCTGGTCGTCCAAGATAcatcacagtacagtacacagtcTTACCCCTACACTGTAGTGAAATTCTACCTCTACAAGgccctcagattagagccttACGACCTAGTTAGTGTAGTTAGCGGGCATCCTACCCActggttttgttttcattttgtttatagtttagaTTGACCGCTGCGCATAAGTTAGGaagtgttttgtttaatttatttctttgattTAGGCTCTGCTCGTGGCTCCCACCGTAGAATGTGTTATTTAACATCTTGTATGTATTTTCTGtgaatattatttctttctctacTTATACTATTAGTTTCCCCTTTGTGTTTTAGTGCTTTAAATGACAAAAGTTTGCTAAAACTCAGCGCTACTCTTGAGTTGGTCTCATTCTTGTTCATAAGTGACTTCTCAAATAGTTATCAGTGACGGTCTTCAATATATTaacttccttttttatttatttttattatattgggCTCCTATCCCCCTTAGACAAGAGAAACTGTAACAAATTATTAGGAAACTGTACTGTAACAGAGCCGTTATAATCTCAGGCTTTACAGAGTATAAGTCATAGACACACCTtaaactgttcagaggagattattgtgtattttggatgaACGCCTTCAGCTTTCAGTATAGTTTTACAGtctagaaagaaataaaagtcagcAAAGATCTTTGagttaaaaggtgtgtccaaacctttgactggtaatatatactgtaggtgataaACACTACAGTCACCTTTAACAGTAAATCACTTTTCTAACTTAAGGTCCACCATGTGCTCATTAAATAGTCCACCCTGTAATCACGGCTCCCGTGACAGGGTGGACACGGTCACATagtttttgtgatttttgttttgattttattatcattttcctaaaactaaaatatattgAGTATTGACTCTTATGTTGTAAACAGCTataaccactttttaaaaacaataatgccTTTGAGTGAGCaggaataattaaaataatccaTCACAGATGAATAGGCTTATTTCATACACACCTTTAGTGGCAGAGGTGAGGGACAGCAGAGAGAAGAGCACAACAAGTCGGGCGAGCATCttactgcaaacacacaccagaaccaaaaatttgaattttcaATTTGTTAAGATTTAGACATCCAAAAAGATTACAATAACAATGATCTCAAAACTTGGCtttaaatactactactactactactaataataataataataaaataattatactatattttttttacagaatgctATGCTGCTAAGTGAATTGAggtttttagattttttcagttttcagaTGCTAAAAAatctttgtgtaaaaaaaaaatcctagctTCTGAAATGTGTTACAATAAGTGATGCTGATAAGCTGCTAATAAATggcaaataaatctaaataataaaaccactGAATTAAATGTTGAAATGGACATACTCACTGTGCAGTGTTCTCCAACAAGACCAGGAATcttaaacttcacacacactcacacacacagacacaaacacacagcacaaaTGTCCTGTATCCTCTTTGCACGGTAGTGACATCATCATCCAGACAAGAGCCTCTGTGTTAAGTCTAGCAGTCATTTGATGTGCTTAatcatactcacacacacacacacacacacacacacacacacacacacacacacacaattcatcTGTTGATTTGTTATCATAAGTTTTGCtaagttttcattttaaatcaatcaatcaaccaatcaattGATTACTATACAGAAGGCAGGATTTGtcccatttaaaaaatgtcagtgtTCAGTGGGAGTGTGTTACGCATGGATGCAAGTGCAGACAGTGGTTTATTAAAGTGgagtttaaatataattgaacaCATGTACAAACAGGAATATGAATACAATAATTATGGACAGAACTAGACATATTCCAGTCAAATTTCAGAAACACTTAATTCCAtcgtctttcctgatttttatttctttctacactgtaaaacaatactgaaggcgtttatctaaaacacacaataatctcctctgaacagttgatattgagatgtttatctgctccttctgctctgtaaagcttcataacggctctaatctgaggtgctggttgttaattggtgatttctgaggctggtgactctaaatgaacttctcctctgcagcttgttttcctgggaaggtcttcatgagagacagtttcatcatggagcttgatggtttgtgcaaatgcacttattattcaatgaaattatttttattgttaaatacaTCATGGAAAAagctgatgataaaaaaaacacaccagcaagtccaccagTAAATGGTACAAAATatgcaaattaaaaattttggaCTGACTAATTATCCAATTAAATCCgattgtggcatgaccttaagcAGGTTAAACCCCTCTAATGTGACTGAATTTAAACAATTCTGTAtaaaagagtgggccaaaatccctCCACAGCAATGCGAAAGACTTATTACGAGGTATGGCAAATTCTTGACTGCAGTTGTTGCCACCAGACAGACCCACAGACCCACAGACAGacccacagacagacagacagacagacagacagacagacagacagacagacagatagatagatactttattgatcttaaagaaaattacagatttaaaaactgcatttcatatttactctggttatctttgtataatattaaaacttgtttgaTGATCCCCAGCATTTAAGTGTGactaatatgaaaaaaatataaataaaaaaaagcaaaggccAATTATTTTTCACTGCAGTATGTATTTACAGTTCATTTCTCTcggctttatttttaaaaactgctaGACTAGTAGAAGTCCTGACATGTTGTAGACCATCTGATTATCAGTGAATGAGAAAAGGAAGACACCAGTTTCAGCTTCCACTGTTGTTCTTTAAAAGCTTTATATTGTAGGAGTTTATCCTTATGTGAGACTCGGATCACATCAGAATTAAATCCAATCaagtctaaaaaagaaaaagaaaagagcagATTTGATTAAATTCCTCATAAGAAACATTATTGTGACacaacacacaaaataaaaaattcaagcGCACAATGTAAAATCTGggtaaattaagttttttataatatacatttaaatttacatttttgcgTTTGGCAAACATTCTAATACAGAGCAATTTATGAAAGTGCTTAGAAGTTTCCGTATTTGGACAGATCGTTATACTGATGCTTTAACTCTCTGAGGTCGCCAGTCATGCCAGCGTAACCAgcgtcttttttttccttatcagtgtgtactgtacacttacaataacaacaaaagtgTGATTTTgcgaaataagaaaaaataaacggTGTGCATGTTCTTTCTCTTCgtgaactgtttttaaaaaaacgtcactaaaataaactgaaactttgtgaaaacaagacacacagacatgagacatacttatatctatagaaagcttgatAAAGTAATTGTTTGATAAAGTAATCAGTATGACCACACCCACGGGCTACTTTGGCTTTGTTATTACAATCGTCCACGTAAGACGCGCGCGACATGTAAATGCCCCCTGATCAATGTCATAAGAAGCATGACGTTTTTTACATGGGATTCACTGAAGGTTCATCGCGTTGTTATGATTCTGAGATGCTATTTGTATCTGTTGGAAATCTCTCTGCTCTTGTGTGTTGGAACTGTGTCTGTTCTAGGTGGGTGTGGCCTGTTAATCAGCTAAAGCTGGTGATTGGTTCTACTCTACATCCTATCCTGATATGAGGACCGCCCCAAACACTCAGCGTTGGCCCTTTTTGATCTGTCGTGTGCTAGTATTTTTGAAATTCTGATTGACTGTTGTAtgttttgtcatttgtttttgagtgccagagagaaagagagtttgtgtgtcaTAGTCTGTGTTGTCTCTGTAAAACCCTGTAAGGACTGACTCTCCTGTTTATCTGAACCCTTGCCTGTTTGACTATGATATGGATTCCGATTCGGCTGCATATAAGCATTGGCATTTTCAACTCTCTTCATACTCTCTTCATAAGTGAAGTAGGAGGTTAGACGCCATTtccttttgtatatatttttacccTGTTTATTGTTTATGGAGGTAGATAAGctaatttgtattttgttttctttaatttcatttcaggTTACTTAGATTTAAAACCAAGacagttttgtttattgttttggcttGTCTTCCGTTCTTcatacgtcgcttgacacatccgagatgaactgacacatctaagatgagatcatcgcgCTAATTACGAtgtggctaagttggttcttcgagctcacctgttgttgatgattagtatagctggattgagttgttcaggattattgcgcgctcgtgcgttggtttaaaaggcgatctgcatcgacagtagaaacactgatcacaagccctttgattggttgacgaaatggaaaaagagcggcttaattttttttttggaacacgtgttatgcgctgaaatgcccccctgccataaATTGCCCCCCCCCTTCATaatcgctattaaatattatattagaacataaatttataggttaatggtttacaaattacaaattacatgagacaatcaaataaaataagcaatatgaaaataaatatgttgtatatgaaaaaatagaaataatattttttcaattacatggatacttttatattgtttattataataaaataagtttcgtccaatttatcattataaaaaatatttattttataatatatataattatttatttgcatattcatgacaaacccctgaaaaataaatgtgtcacaaaataaacaatatacaagaatttgtattaatggtcttggtGGCTGTCTTGTGccgagggtttattataatagtaatatcatatttgataataataaacctatgaatttatattctaatataatatttgatagcgattttgtgcaagatacttttcttttcctacGTGAGTCAGTAcgtgtcagtcgtgctctttaaccaatcagatgtgacctcgccatttcaaccgaTCATAACCCACCAGGAGCGCAGTCTAAATCCTGTTAACATGAAAAAAACCTGctaccgagcaggttcaagcttacggatatgttgctatgacagcaaatgcgagaagggcatcaaagaacaaaacaatccaagatcaggacaaatccacaacaatcaaattcagctaactgagttagcgacgtacgaagaacggacccctgaaCTAGACTGGCATGAAACTAGAATAACAAACTAACCACAAGTTAACCAGCATTTCACAAGTTTAAATCAACAGATGCAAGACAAAGGAAACAGAACTTAAACAGGCCATATATCATTAAACTgacacctcggttcaggtgagtgctCCCATCAGCATCAAGAGTCTCTGGGTGcaaggcgccctctaggggctAACCCTGACAATTTTTCACTTGGTTTTGGCTAACATATAACACTGCCATGAATATAAGTGAGTTTATCATGTATTTCACCAAGTCCGTGGTAGTTTTAGCTATACAAAATACTGGCTTGTTAACAAATACTGTACCTGTCTGCGGCGTAATGTAACAAATGAGGTGTAAATGcttaaaatgctgtaaatgcgTGCAGTCTACAGCCCATCAACAGATATTTATGCATTCTATGGGCCATCAGCAGATATAGACACATATGCATGctaacctttttatttttgtaaaaattactGCATCACACATACTGAGTACTTGCAGAGacattttgtaaatatgtaatTAAGTTGTACCTGATACAGTCATgcagtaaatacagtactgtgtgtgtgtgtgtgtgtgtgtgtgtgtgtgtgtgtgtgtgtgtgtgtgtgtgtgtgttagtaactCACAGTAGTTTCTCGAGTTTACAGTTTGGATCCTTCAATAGATCAAACAGCAGCTTCACCTTTGATTCTCCTGGTTGATTACCAGACAGattcagttctctcaggtgtgatgaGGGGTTTGACTTCAGGGCTGAAACCAGAGCAGCACAACCTTCATCTGCAATACTGCAGCGTATCAGCCTATAGAGGGGCAACAattacagatacacacacacttacttttaCTCACACATGCTGCTTATGTAGTATATGTTCCAGGGCTGTACTATACATCGTTTCAGCATCATCATCGCAATGTACGCATGCACGGTAGTCACATCGCAGCAGTCACGATGCAGggcaaaattaaaaaacaattgtgtgtgtctaatttaaaaatgtactttcTATTCACGGATCTATATGTGGCAACGCCGTGGTAGGgcaaatgaatgtaaaatttggTAGACCCGATTACGCCACCCCCAAGTTAACCGGGGAAATAACACCCATAAGGAACAGAGGTTCGCTAGGCTAATAAACGAGGGGCAAGGGTACAAATGTacaaactttattataatttactatttaaaaacagtttaaagaaaaCCAGCACTCCATAGCATGCAATGCCAAATATCATCACTCCATAGCATGCAATACCGAATATCCGGAGAATCATCACATACAATAAAACACGAACACGGCactctgtgtacacacacacacacaatagaaatgaaagaaaacacaaacaagaacaataaattCGGGCACAGGCTTCGGGGCGGCCAAAGCCGACTAAAGGAAGTATCAACCTTACAGGTGCACTTCATACATATCCACACCTTCACGCAAAGGAAAAACCGTGAACACCAGCTGCGCTGCACTTCAAACAGTTACACTACCCACCAGTATTTAAAAGCTAGCCTCCCAACCCAACCGTACccaaaataaacagacacaaaataatatatataaacaaaaacaaatgcaacAGATAAAGAATATTCTTGTTGCcttaaacacaaagacaaacagacaaaaaacaacaacaactattaCAATTTAaccaataaagaaaataaagaaaaacaaaacaaatataaattaacaCAGTTCGGACAGCTCACCAAAATATCACACAAAGGTCAGAGTTCTCCCAACGCTATATTATGGCATCTTCCACCGTAACTTCAGACCACCAGAGGGCAGCCCTGAACCATTACTGCTGTCACggcaaataaaataacaaaaag
Coding sequences:
- the crp1 gene encoding pentraxin fusion protein; this translates as MLARLVVLFSLLSLTSATKGGLNGKVLLFPYETDFSFVKLSPQKPLSLSAFSLCMRIATELQDERQIILFAYRTNSTDELNMWRESDGRISFYLGGDGALFRLKPLSSFRTHLCLTWDSSTGLAAFHVDGRRSTRQIYRPGHKIRPHGTVLLGQDPDTHLGRFEVTQSFVGEMTDVNMWDFALSRIQINALYSNLKHRVPRGNVLDWSTVEYEIHGNVMVVYDD